In the genome of Raphanus sativus cultivar WK10039 chromosome 4, ASM80110v3, whole genome shotgun sequence, one region contains:
- the LOC130510849 gene encoding uncharacterized protein LOC130510849, with translation MNLRSKGTSNLVPRATDIRALERECARKRREEEQQAQLQPLEAAMEEQQNPQNPNGPQQRPARPIGTYDRPNIHGPRLGIRAPAVAANNFEIKSGLLNCIENNKYHGLAVEDPFDHLDKFDSYCGMSKTNGVSEDALKLKLFPFSLGDKARQWEKSLPSDSITTWEDCKKAFLEKFFSTSRTAKLRNEISSFQQKNLEGFSEAWERFNGYQAQCPHHGFSKESLLSTFYRGALPKYRARLDTASNGFFLGRTEEEAEALVDNMVKSDAVYSGDHDRSSRGDDKHTRNEIKALQEKIDTLIADKATQAQVNFVGNPQQEIPPTVNEVDGLEGQEELCFINSNGSWYKKEPNFQYNNYQQKPYSNNQQSGYQPRNNQQSNYQPQQSPSPSSSAPQESSTDALLKQILESQTRSEKHVGYELKNLHSKIDGSYNELNNKFSHLASSVKNLENQFASMSTHQNRQPGSLPGKSDQNPKDAKAVTLRSGKQLPPRTLTKDAEKQGEEIAINLDDEVVIVDEKTDDEILEKIEKDKGKGKVGEEKKTTKDGESAAPAGESSSVPPPYEPKLPFPGRFKKQLLQKYKALFEKQMSEAQVTMPIIDAFMLIPQYSKFLKDAVTAKKKEMEGMMVLSHECNAIIQRLNAPEKLEDPGCFTLPCALGPMVFEKCLCDLGASVSLMPLSVAKKLGFTQYKKCRLSLVLADRSVKYPVGILENLPVKIGGYEIPTDFVVLEMGEEAQDPLILGRPFLATAGAIVNVKEGKIDLHLGKANILHFDIKEKMKNPTVFGQAFIIEEMGPPADDHLGELPPEEDGVLTPLSAPTPA, from the coding sequence atgaacttgaggagcaagggtacatcaaaccttgttccaagagccacagacatcagagctttggagagagagtgtgctagaaaaagaagagaagaagagcaacaagctcaactgcagccactggaagctgcaatggaagaacaacaaaatcctcagaaccccaatggacctcaacagcgaccagctcgccccattggcacttatgaccgccccaacatccatggtcctagacttggaattcgagcaccagctgtggctgctaacaactttgagatcaagtcaggactgctcaactgcatagagaacaacaagtatcatggtctggctgtggaggacccatttgatcacttggataagtttgacagctactgtggtatgtcaaagactaatggtgtgtcagaggatgctttaaagctcaagctattccccttctctttgggggataaggcacgtcagtgggagaagtctctaccaagtgactccatcaccacttgggaagactgcaaaaaggcattcttggagaaattcttctccacctcaagaactgctaagttgaggaacgagatctccagcttccaacagaagaacttggaaggattcagtgaagcttgggagagattcaatggttaccaagctcagtgcccacaccatggtttttccaaggagagcttgctgagcacattctacagaggtgctcttcctaagtatagagccagactggatacagctagcaatgggttctttttggggagaactgaggaagaagcagaggctctggttgacaacatggttaagagtgatgcagtctacagtggagaccatgacagaagcagtagaggtgatgacaagcacacaaggaatgagatcaaagctcttcaggagaagattgacacactcattgctgataaggccacacaagcgcaggtgaactttgttggtaacccacaacaggagatacctcctactgtcaatgaggttgatggtttggaagggcaagaagaattgtgtttcatcaacagcaatggtagctggtacaagaaggaacccaactttcagtacaacaactaccaacagaagccctattccaacaaccagcagagtggttatcagccaagaaacaaccagcagagcaactatcagcctcagcaaagcCCCTCTCCTAGCTCTTCTGCCCCTcaagagagcagcactgatgcattactgaaacagatcttggagtctcagactagaagtgagaagcatgtgggctatgagctgaagaaccttcactccaagattgatgggagctacaatgagctcaacaacaaattctcccaccttgcttcttctgtcaagaatttggagaatcagtttgcttccatgagcaccCACCAGAATCGTCAgccaggatctctacctggaaaatcTGATCAAAATCCCAAGGacgcaaaagctgtcacactcaggagtggtaagcagttacctcctagaaccctcaccaaggatgctgagaaacaaggtgaggagatagccatcaatctagatgatgaagtggtcattgttgatgagaagacagatgatgagatcttggagaagattgagaaagataagggtaaaggaaaggttggagaagagaagaagacaacaaaagatggtgaatctgctgctccagcaggTGAGAGCTCTTCtgtccctcctccctatgaacccaagcttccattccctggtagattcaagaagcagctgctacagaagtacaaggctttgtttgagaagcagatgagtgaagctcaggttacaatgcccatcattgatgctttcatgctgattcctcaatacagcaagttctTGAAAGATGCTGTaactgctaagaagaaggagatggagggcatgatggttctgagccatgagtgcaatgccatcattcagaggcttaatgctccagagaagctagaggatccaggatgcttcacactaccttgtgctcttggacctatggtttttgagaaatgtctctgcgatttgggagctagtgtcagcttgatgcctttatctgtggcaaagaagcttggcttcactcaatacaagaagtgtagactctctctggtgttagctgatcgttcagtgaagtaccctgtgggcatcctagagaacctccctgtgaagattggagggtatgagatacctacagattttgtggtgcttgaaatgggtgaggaggctcaagacccattgattcttggaaggccattcttagctacagcaggagctattgtgaatgtgaaagaaggcaagattgacctccatttgggtaaggcgaacatcctccactttgacatcaaggagaaaatgaagaaccccactgtgtttggacaagccttcatcaTTGAAGAAATGGgccctcctgctgatgatcaccttggtgagctaccacctgaggaagatggggtgttaactccactttctgcacctactccagcctga